In Phlebotomus papatasi isolate M1 chromosome 1, Ppap_2.1, whole genome shotgun sequence, the following proteins share a genomic window:
- the LOC129810054 gene encoding 60S ribosomal protein L18, translated as MGIDICHRYDRKTRRLEPKSQDVYLRLLVKLYRFLYRRTHKKFNKIILRRLFMSRTNRPPISLQRVVRFLQDSKRPESIAVVVGSVTDDKRVLTIPKVRLCALHVTASARARILAQGGEVLTFDQLALLAPTGKNTILLQGKRTARTAHKHFGKAPGVPHSHTRPYVRSKGRKFERARGRRRGCGYKK; from the exons ATG GGTATCGATATTTGTCATAGATATGACAGGAAAACTCGCCGCCTGGAGCCTAAATCTCAGGACGTTTACCTGAGGTTGCTGGTCAAG CTCTACAGATTCCTGTACCGTCGTACCCATAAGAAATTCAACAAAATCATCCTTCGCCGCCTCTTCATGAGCAGGACCAATCGTCCACCAATTTCCCTGCAGCGTGTTGTGCGCTTCTTGCAGGACAGCAAGAGACCCGAGAGCATTGCTGTTGTTGTTGGCTCCGTCACTGATGACAAGCGCGTGCTGACCATCCCCAAGGTGCGTCTCTGTGCCCTGCACGTCACTGCTTCAGCCCGTGCTAGGATCCTTGCCCAAGGTGGCGAGGTGCTGACTTTCGATCAGCTGGCTCTCCTGGCCCCAACTGGGAAGAACACGATCCTTCTCCAGGGTAAGCGTACAGCTCGTACCGCCCATAAGCACTTCGGTAAGGCTCCTGGAGTCCCACACTCCCACACCAGGCCGTACGTGCGCTCCAAGGGACGCAAGTTCGAACGCGCTCGTGGTCGCAGACGCGGTTGCGGATAcaagaagtaa
- the LOC129810053 gene encoding folliculin, producing MNAVIVLCHFCEVHGPLAIFCTQTLRETRLSDVLSSKKGDSLQKKCSACTSLGDSLVFMTKDEESQAKFVSSQQPIIGDVIPLVKQAAFRSLSCEINSKEDGLVFFGDGSRGHVLSHTFQIPDSKARGFYRLFSILVLMKDKLFLLNIQPFLSHNLRKISSQLKEYADAANPGDQSRQSEKAQRLNEGMGFSQPRPLTELTGEKHIFAHIHSHFAWILRAGAQYLKESVTIGSPMVPPWLGKDTEEGFTMVQIDKEEWLMRKHGMDEDDDVQIIRDFRRFSSVLGHHFFSICYCVLVGVQVIIRGPSGETTRMVKCFKKLLPNYLHRLIHVDAPKYLPPSECRILSVSPSITIPQPCNTIFRVNVPRDRDDKITVEWPGEVPGKTPDLLTKVLRAFEEEQFTDVVLEKHLRVLIEEWNNKINCLKKIQNSQDVNRIKKILNVQQQDALLVNYWSNYA from the exons ATGAATGCCGTGATTGTTCTTTGTCATTTTTGTGAAGTTCACGGGCCTCTGGCAATCTTCTGCACGCAGACACTGCGAGAAACCCGCCTTAGTGATGTATTGTCCAGCAAAAAGGGTGATTCCCTGCAGAAAAAATGCTCAGCCTGCACTTCCTTGGGTGATTCTCTGGTCTTCATGACCAAGGATGAGGAGAGTCAGGCGAAATTTGTGAGTTCCCAGCAGCCAATCATCGGGGATGTGATTCCACTGGTCAAACAGGCAGCATTTCGCAGCCTGAGCTGTGAG ATCAACAGCAAGGAAGACGGGCTGGTTTTCTTCGGAGATGGATCTCGTGGTCATGTCCTCAGTCATACCTTCCAAATTCCCGACTCCAAAGCCAGGGGCTTCTACAGACTCTTCTCAATTCTCGTCCTGATGAAGGATAAATTATTCCTCCTGAACATTCAGCCCTTCCTCTCGCACAATCTGAGAAAAATCTCATCCCAACTCAAAGAATACGCCGATGCAGCAAATCCAGGAGATCAATCGAGACAGAGTGAGAAGGCTCAGAGACTCAATGAAGGAATGGGATTTTCCCAGCCTCGGCCACTCACTGAATTGACAGGAGAGAAGCACATTTTCGCCCACATTCACTCCCATTTCGCATGGATTCTCAGGGCAGGAGCCCAATATCTCAAGGAATCCGTGACAATTGGCAGTCCAATGGTGCCTCCGTGGCTGGGCAAGGATACCGAAGAGGGCTTCACCATGGTGCAGATTGACAAGGAAGAATGGCTGATGCGAAAACATGGAATGGATGAAGATGACGATGTACAAATTATCCGGGATTTCAGGAGGTTCAGCAGCGTCCTAGGGCACCATTTCTTCTCAATCTGCTACTGCGTACTGGTGGGTGTCCAAGTGATCATCAGAGGGCCATCTGGTGAGACTACCCGGATGGTAAAGTGCTTCAAAAAACTCCTGCCCAATTACCTTCATCGACTCATCCATGTCGATGCTCCCAAGTACCTTCCCCCTTCTGAATGTCGCATCCTGAGCGTTTCGCCCAGCATCACCATCCCTCAGCCTTGCAATACAATCTTCAGAGTGAATGTTCCCAGGGACCGAGACGATAAAATAACAGTGGAGTGGCCAGGAGAAGTTCCTGGAAAAA CTCCGGATCTCCTGACTAAAGTCCTGAGGGCCTTTGAAGAGGAACAATTTACCGACGTTGTTCTCGAGAAACATCTGAGAGTCCTCATTGAAGAGTGGAACAA TAAAATCAACTGCCTGAAGAAGATTCAGAACAGTCAGGATGTTAATCGAATCAAGAAGATCTTGAATGTTCAGCAGCAAGATGCCTTATTAGTAAATTATTGGTCGAATTATGCatga